From a single Helicoverpa armigera isolate CAAS_96S chromosome 7, ASM3070526v1, whole genome shotgun sequence genomic region:
- the LOC110376061 gene encoding SR-related and CTD-associated factor 8 isoform X7 — MEMPEVKSFNAELSALYDNKPPISKAKMSAITRGAIKAIKFYKHVVHSVEKFIQKCKPEYKVPGLYVIDSIVRQSRHQFGQDKDVFAPRFAKNMQQTFANLFRCPPEDKRNIIRVLNLWQKNNVFSPQVIQPLLDMADPNHPLHQEIQQQQNNTANGSSLNISHNASDNKISPVPPPLHTPQSSTPMGDQFQDQPSGPPAKFNRKLLNDFEYESEDDAPPEPPPSHTHSHTSHTSHTGHNAQQNPADALGSILTNPEIMRQLHSLQAQIVAMSGNLMPMMPDLQMQQNQGLPFMGSQQESQKQNDPKDDMVESDIEFVETGPQVIEIPDANDSSPSPKSRRHRSRSKSPRRRRRSSRSRSRSPRRRRDRDRDRDRERDKDRDRDKDREKNYKEREAEREKQREREKKGLPPIKKENLSVCSTTLWVGHLSKLATPEELSDLFGGVGGVSAIDVVAPRGCAFVVMERRRDAAKAIAKLNRHKLHSKEITVAWAPGKGVKGREWKDYWEAELGVAYLPWAALQARWALGALSLDALEDGGSVDEDTLPPWLPPRILPKSMMENMSMLGLPGAGAALPLGALPLAGAALPPASLPPTMTTLPPGATAGINIPRMPPPGMQAGMPPGLAGSLPPGIRPPNIASMPGLPNMPAGVPASAFVLGLQNEAGLPPTGLLRFPPGLPPQSLTQPGMVGGFLSGLLGVGVGVGGLVGGVPLLQHTLPPQATPPAARTGETHHSDDAMDLDTEDNHGDEPSTETNDTTAPPPALLPDQIQALLSIPPPNFNSSEPPPGFNISEPPPFNASQPPPDEKHDDDRKDRDRDRRGGDRDRDRRGERDRERRERGERGDRRERDRGRDRDRDGREDRRDRDRDRGRDRRDRDRDRDRGGDRERFSSRDNNREQTSNSREKSPRPPPGPENPEKSLQERLWEMANGKPAREDKRDEFPEQRDREDSRDEQRNDRPPLIDRVPARHDGPPANMDNGPWMDGPGPGPGPFGPRFNGMGPPFNRPPFDGPRPPFDGGPPMFEGGPRFERPPFGRMPFDAMNRPPFDGPRPPFDGPRPPFDGPRPPFDGPRPFDGPPFDGDRPPFDGPPRFDGPPEFFDRPRRFDDREQFGDRGWNGDRDRDRDWGDRRPDWDDRRRDRRQPRDHEDNRFNRQDRNDRRRTFDDNQQNRGNDHRRGDDNQQNRVNDARRGDDNTQNRNNDSRKPDDRSAEREESSKAKPKDDRSDRSERNSRRERDRKSRWGAAEEAETAGNGDDDKPKEASPPAAVALETNEAGQEEQTEPTEASESIPSEEAQPMSQESPRDTTPSTEPSAAPEQSEETSSQENDKPEYSPPEPSSNSSPPRTAVSDEPSNDLYDADESVDTSFSAPAPVQTESSESPPSPVVEKEPMEVESEDSKTVDMFSPERKQKESSPDREQESSQENEAGESQSSAESKEGAA; from the exons ATGGAAATGCCGGAAGTAAAATCGTTCAACGCGGAG TTATCCGCGTTGTACGACAACAAGCCGCCAATATCAAAGGCGAAGATGAGTGCAATCACCAGAGGTGCTATCAAGGCcataaagttttataaacaTGTAGTGCACAGTGTTGAAAAGTTCATACAAAAGTGCAAGCCAGAGTATAAAGTGCCTGGTCTTTACGTGATAGATTCAATAGTGAGACAGTCGCGGCATCAATTTGGACAAGATAAGGATGTGTTCGCGCCGAGGTTTGCTAAGAACATGCAGCAAACGTTTGCAAACCTCTTTAGATGTCCTCCTGAAGATAAG cGCAACATAATCCGGGTGCTGAATTTGTGGCAAAAGAACAATGTGTTCAGCCCCCAAGTTATTCAGCCATTGTTGGATATGGCAGACCCCAACCATCCATTGCATCAGGAGATACAACAACAGCAAAACAATACTGCTAatg GGAGCAGTCTGAACATCAGTCACAATGCATCAGACAACAAGATATCACCCGTGCCCCCACCACTCCACACTCCACAGTCTTCCACGCCCATGGGTGATCAG TTCCAGGATCAGCCGTCAGGCCCTCCCGCCAAGTTCAACAGGAAGCTGCTGAACGACTTTGAGTACGAGAGCGAGGACGATGCTCCGCCCGAGCCGCCGCCCTcgcacacacactcacacaccagCCATACCTCACACACTGGACATAATGCACAGCAGAACCCTGCTGATGCTTTAGGAAG tatattAACAAATCCAGAAATCATGAGGCAACTTCATAGTTTGCAGGCGCAAATCGTCGCAATGTCAGGC AATCTGATGCCTATGATGCCTGATCTACAAATGCAACAAAATCAAGGCCTTCCATTTATG GGATCCCAACAAGAGTCCCAGAAACAGAATGACCCCAAAGACGACATGGTGGAGTCTGATATAGAGTTTGTGGAAACCGGCCCACAAGTTATAGAAATACCTGATGCTAATGATTCTAG TCCGTCACCGAAATCTCGGAGACACCGTTCAAGGTCAAAGTCGCCGCGACGTCGACGGAGGTCATCGAGGTCAAGGTCAAGGTCGCCCAGGAGAAGGAGGGACAGAGACCGCGATAGAGATAGAGAGAG AGATAAAGACAGAGACAGGGATAAAGATAGAGAAAAGAATTACAAAGAGCGAGAAGCTGAAAGAGAAAAACAAAGAGAAAGAGAGAAGAAAGGTCTACCACccataaagaaagaaaacttaaGCG TGTGCAGCACGACGCTGTGGGTGGGGCACCTGTCGAAGCTGGCGACGCCGGAGGAGCTGTCGGACCTGTTCGGCGGCGTGGGCGGCGTCAGCGCCATCGACGTGGTGGCGCCGCGCGGCTGCGCCTTCGTCGTCATGGAGCGGCGCCGCGACGCCGCCAAGGCCATCGCCAAGCTCAACCGGCACAAGCTGCACAGCAAGGAGATCACG GTGGCATGGGCGCCGGGCAAGGGCGTGAAGGGTCGCGAGTGGAAGGACTACTGGGAGGCGGAGCTGGGCGTGGCGTACCTGCCGTGGGCCGCGCTGCAGGCGCGCTGGGCGCTGGGCGCGCTGTCGCTCGACGCGCTGGAGGACGGCGGCAGCGTCGACGAGGACACGCTGCCGCCATGGTTGCCGCCCAGG ATACTACCAAAATCGATGATGGAGAACATGTCGATGCTGGGGCTGCCAGGCGCGGGGGCCGCGCTGCCGCTGGGCGCGCTGCCGCTGGCGGGCGCCGCGCTGCCGCCCGCCTCGCTGCCGCCCACCATGACGACCCTACCTCCTGGGGCCACCGCGGGGATTAATATTCCCAGGATGCCGCCGCCTGG tatgcaagcaggcatgccgCCGGGCCTAGCGGGCAGTTTGCCGCCCGGCATTAGGCCGCCCAACATCGCCAGCATGCCAGGGTTACCCAACATGCCTGCCGGAGTGCCTG CGTCAGCATTTGTCTTAGGGCTACAGAACGAGGCGGGCCTCCCGCCCACCGGCCTGCTGCGCTTCCCGCCCGGACTGCCGCCGCAGTCGCTAACGCAACCTG GTATGGTGGGTGGTTTCCTGAGCGGTCTACTAGGTGTCGGCGTTGGTGTAGGCGGGCTGGTAGGAGGCGTTCCCTTATTACAACATACTTTGCCGCCACAAGCCACGCCACCTGCTGCT AGAACGGGTGAAACCCATCATAGTGACGATGCAATGGATCTCGACACGGAAGACAATCACGGTGATGAACCGAGCACCGAGACCAATGATACTACCGCACCACCACCGGCGTTATTGCCTGATCAG ATCCAAGCGCTACTATCAATTCCTCCCCCCAACTTCAACTCTTCGGAACCACCTCCCGGCTTCAACATCTCAGAACCGCCACCTTTCAACGCGTCACAACCACCTCCCGATGAGAAACATGACGACGACAGGAAAGACAGGGATAGAGACCGCCGGGGAGGCGACAGGGATAGGGATCGAAGAGGGGAGAGGGATAGGGAGAGGAGAGAGAGGGGTGAGAGAGGCGATAGAAGAGAGAGGGACCGTGGGAGAGATAGAGATCG TGACGGAAGAGAAGACCGCAGAGATCGCGACAGAGATAGAGGACGCGACAGGAGGGACAGAGACCGCGATAGAGACAGAGGAGGTGATAGAGAGCGATTCTCTTCTAGAGATAATAACAG AGAACAAACAAGCAACAGCCGCGAAAAATCCCCCCGCCCGCCGCCAGGCCCAGAAAACCCAGAAAAGAGTTTACAAGAACGACTCTGGGAAATGGCCAACGGCAAACCTGCGAGAGAGGACAAGAGGGATGAGTTCCCCGAACAGAGGGACAGGGAGGACTCGAGGGACGAACAGAGGAACGATAGGCCTCCGCTCATAGACAGAGTGCCGGCCCGACATGATGGGCCGCCCGCTAATATGGATAATG GGCCCTGGATGGATGGCCCCGGACCAGGACCGGGCCCCTTCGGCCCCCGCTTTAATGGCATGGGCCCGCCCTTCAACCGGCCGCCATTCGACGGCCCACGACCACCCTTCGACGGCGGCCCGCCCATGTTCGAAGGTGGACCAAGATTTGAGCGACCGCCGTTTGGTCGCATGCCATTTGACGCCATGAACCGCCCGCCCTTCGACGGTCCCCGCCCACCTTTTGATGGTCCCCGCCCACCATTTGATGGACCACGACCTCCCTTCGACGGGCCCAGACCCTTCGATGGTCCACCATTTGACGGCGATAGACCCCCCTTCGATGGTCCCCCGCGCTTCGACGGACCTCCTGAGTTCTTCGACCGTCCCCGACGATTCGATGACCGCGAACAGTTCGGAGACCGAGGCTGGAACGGTGACCGCGACCGAGACCGAGACTGGGGAGACCGCCGACCCGACTGGGACGACCGACGCCGGGATAGGAGGCAACCTAGAGATCACGAAGACAATCGGTTCAACAGACAGGATCGAAATGATAGGAGGAGGACCTTCGATGATAACCAGCAGAATAGAGGCAATGACCACAGACGAGGTGATGATAACCAACAAAATAGAGTTAACGATGCTCGCCGCGGTGACGACAACACACAGAACAGAAACAACGACTCGCGTAAGCCTGATGACAGATCCGCTGAACGCGAAGAATCAAGCAAAGCGAAGCCTAAAGACGACAGATCGGACAGAAGTGAAAGAAATTCAAGGCGGGAGAGAGATCGAAAATCTAGATGGGGAGCCGCTGAAGAGGCAGAGACCGCCGGCAATGGTGATGATGACAAGCCTAAGGAAGCCAGCCCACCTGCGGCCGTGGCTCTGGAAACAAACGAGGCTGGACAAGAAGAACAAACTGAGCCCACAGAGGCAAGTGAGAGCATTCCCTCCGAGGAAGCTCAGCCCATGAGCCAGGAGTCTCCTCGCGACACCACGCCCAGCACGGAACCTTCCGCAGCTCCCGAACAGTCTGAGGAGACAAGTAGTCAAGAGAACGATAAACCAGAATACTCGCCTCCTGAACCGTCTTCTAATTCCTCTCCCCCTCGGACGGCAGTGTCAGATGAACCCTCTAACGATCTATACGACGCGGATGAATCCGTCGACACCAGTTTCTCAGCCCCCGCCCCAGTACAAACTGAGTCGAGCGAGTCACCTCCCTCGCCTGTCGTTGAAAAAGAACCCATGGAAGTAGAAAGTGAGGATTCCAAGACTGTCGACATGTTCAGCCCAGAGAGAAAACAGAAAGAAAGTAGCCCCGACAGAGAACAAGAGAGCTCTCAGGAGAACGAAGCCGGAGAGTCGCAGAGCAGCGCAGAGAGCAAGGAAGGTGCCGCTTGA
- the LOC110376061 gene encoding SR-related and CTD-associated factor 4 isoform X2 has translation MEMPEVKSFNAELSALYDNKPPISKAKMSAITRGAIKAIKFYKHVVHSVEKFIQKCKPEYKVPGLYVIDSIVRQSRHQFGQDKDVFAPRFAKNMQQTFANLFRCPPEDKRNIIRVLNLWQKNNVFSPQVIQPLLDMADPNHPLHQEIQQQQNNTANGSSLNISHNASDNKISPVPPPLHTPQSSTPMGDQFQDQPSGPPAKFNRKLLNDFEYESEDDAPPEPPPSHTHSHTSHTSHTGHNAQQNPADALGSILTNPEIMRQLHSLQAQIVAMSGNLMPMMPDLQMQQNQGLPFMGSQQESQKQNDPKDDMVESDIEFVETGPQVIEIPDANDSSPSPKSRRHRSRSKSPRRRRRSSRSRSRSPRRRRDRDRDRDRERDKDRDRDKDREKNYKEREAEREKQREREKKGLPPIKKENLSVCSTTLWVGHLSKLATPEELSDLFGGVGGVSAIDVVAPRGCAFVVMERRRDAAKAIAKLNRHKLHSKEITVAWAPGKGVKGREWKDYWEAELGVAYLPWAALQARWALGALSLDALEDGGSVDEDTLPPWLPPRILPKSMMENMSMLGLPGAGAALPLGALPLAGAALPPASLPPTMTTLPPGATAGINIPRMPPPGMQAGMPPGLAGSLPPGIRPPNIASMPGLPNMPAGVPASAFVLGLQNEAGLPPTGLLRFPPGLPPQSLTQPGMVGGFLSGLLGVGVGVGGLVGGVPLLQHTLPPQATPPAARTGETHHSDDAMDLDTEDNHGDEPSTETNDTTAPPPALLPDQIQALLSIPPPNFNSSEPPPGFNISEPPPFNASQPPPDEKHDDDRKDRDRDRRGGDRDRDRRGERDRERRERGERGDRRERDRGRDRDRDGREDRRDRDRDRGRDRRDRDRDRDRGGDRERFSSRDNNREQTSNSREKSPRPPPGPENPEKSLQERLWEMANGKPAREDKRDEFPEQRDREDSRDEQRNDRPPLIDRVPARHDGPPANMDNAEGAGGPGWAAPRLPPPHMQPHFRAELRMRGPPRPPMSGPWMDGPGPGPGPFGPRFNGMGPPFNRPPFDGPRPPFDGGPPMFEGGPRFERPPFGRMPFDAMNRPPFDGPRPPFDGPRPPFDGPRPPFDGPRPFDGPPFDGDRPPFDGPPRFDGPPEFFDRPRRFDDREQFGDRGWNGDRDRDRDWGDRRPDWDDRRRDRRQPRDHEDNRFNRQDRNDRRRTFDDNQQNRGNDHRRGDDNQQNRVNDARRGDDNTQNRNNDSRKPDDRSAEREESSKAKPKDDRSDRSERNSRRERDRKSRWGAAEEAETAGNGDDDKPKEASPPAAVALETNEAGQEEQTEPTEASESIPSEEAQPMSQESPRDTTPSTEPSAAPEQSEETSSQENDKPEYSPPEPSSNSSPPRTAVSDEPSNDLYDADESVDTSFSAPAPVQTESSESPPSPVVEKEPMEVESEDSKTVDMFSPERKQKESSPDREQESSQENEAGESQSSAESKEGAA, from the exons ATGGAAATGCCGGAAGTAAAATCGTTCAACGCGGAG TTATCCGCGTTGTACGACAACAAGCCGCCAATATCAAAGGCGAAGATGAGTGCAATCACCAGAGGTGCTATCAAGGCcataaagttttataaacaTGTAGTGCACAGTGTTGAAAAGTTCATACAAAAGTGCAAGCCAGAGTATAAAGTGCCTGGTCTTTACGTGATAGATTCAATAGTGAGACAGTCGCGGCATCAATTTGGACAAGATAAGGATGTGTTCGCGCCGAGGTTTGCTAAGAACATGCAGCAAACGTTTGCAAACCTCTTTAGATGTCCTCCTGAAGATAAG cGCAACATAATCCGGGTGCTGAATTTGTGGCAAAAGAACAATGTGTTCAGCCCCCAAGTTATTCAGCCATTGTTGGATATGGCAGACCCCAACCATCCATTGCATCAGGAGATACAACAACAGCAAAACAATACTGCTAatg GGAGCAGTCTGAACATCAGTCACAATGCATCAGACAACAAGATATCACCCGTGCCCCCACCACTCCACACTCCACAGTCTTCCACGCCCATGGGTGATCAG TTCCAGGATCAGCCGTCAGGCCCTCCCGCCAAGTTCAACAGGAAGCTGCTGAACGACTTTGAGTACGAGAGCGAGGACGATGCTCCGCCCGAGCCGCCGCCCTcgcacacacactcacacaccagCCATACCTCACACACTGGACATAATGCACAGCAGAACCCTGCTGATGCTTTAGGAAG tatattAACAAATCCAGAAATCATGAGGCAACTTCATAGTTTGCAGGCGCAAATCGTCGCAATGTCAGGC AATCTGATGCCTATGATGCCTGATCTACAAATGCAACAAAATCAAGGCCTTCCATTTATG GGATCCCAACAAGAGTCCCAGAAACAGAATGACCCCAAAGACGACATGGTGGAGTCTGATATAGAGTTTGTGGAAACCGGCCCACAAGTTATAGAAATACCTGATGCTAATGATTCTAG TCCGTCACCGAAATCTCGGAGACACCGTTCAAGGTCAAAGTCGCCGCGACGTCGACGGAGGTCATCGAGGTCAAGGTCAAGGTCGCCCAGGAGAAGGAGGGACAGAGACCGCGATAGAGATAGAGAGAG AGATAAAGACAGAGACAGGGATAAAGATAGAGAAAAGAATTACAAAGAGCGAGAAGCTGAAAGAGAAAAACAAAGAGAAAGAGAGAAGAAAGGTCTACCACccataaagaaagaaaacttaaGCG TGTGCAGCACGACGCTGTGGGTGGGGCACCTGTCGAAGCTGGCGACGCCGGAGGAGCTGTCGGACCTGTTCGGCGGCGTGGGCGGCGTCAGCGCCATCGACGTGGTGGCGCCGCGCGGCTGCGCCTTCGTCGTCATGGAGCGGCGCCGCGACGCCGCCAAGGCCATCGC CAAGCTCAACCGACACAAGCTGCACTCCAAGGAGATCACT GTGGCATGGGCGCCGGGCAAGGGCGTGAAGGGTCGCGAGTGGAAGGACTACTGGGAGGCGGAGCTGGGCGTGGCGTACCTGCCGTGGGCCGCGCTGCAGGCGCGCTGGGCGCTGGGCGCGCTGTCGCTCGACGCGCTGGAGGACGGCGGCAGCGTCGACGAGGACACGCTGCCGCCATGGTTGCCGCCCAGG ATACTACCAAAATCGATGATGGAGAACATGTCGATGCTGGGGCTGCCAGGCGCGGGGGCCGCGCTGCCGCTGGGCGCGCTGCCGCTGGCGGGCGCCGCGCTGCCGCCCGCCTCGCTGCCGCCCACCATGACGACCCTACCTCCTGGGGCCACCGCGGGGATTAATATTCCCAGGATGCCGCCGCCTGG tatgcaagcaggcatgccgCCGGGCCTAGCGGGCAGTTTGCCGCCCGGCATTAGGCCGCCCAACATCGCCAGCATGCCAGGGTTACCCAACATGCCTGCCGGAGTGCCTG CGTCAGCATTTGTCTTAGGGCTACAGAACGAGGCGGGCCTCCCGCCCACCGGCCTGCTGCGCTTCCCGCCCGGACTGCCGCCGCAGTCGCTAACGCAACCTG GTATGGTGGGTGGTTTCCTGAGCGGTCTACTAGGTGTCGGCGTTGGTGTAGGCGGGCTGGTAGGAGGCGTTCCCTTATTACAACATACTTTGCCGCCACAAGCCACGCCACCTGCTGCT AGAACGGGTGAAACCCATCATAGTGACGATGCAATGGATCTCGACACGGAAGACAATCACGGTGATGAACCGAGCACCGAGACCAATGATACTACCGCACCACCACCGGCGTTATTGCCTGATCAG ATCCAAGCGCTACTATCAATTCCTCCCCCCAACTTCAACTCTTCGGAACCACCTCCCGGCTTCAACATCTCAGAACCGCCACCTTTCAACGCGTCACAACCACCTCCCGATGAGAAACATGACGACGACAGGAAAGACAGGGATAGAGACCGCCGGGGAGGCGACAGGGATAGGGATCGAAGAGGGGAGAGGGATAGGGAGAGGAGAGAGAGGGGTGAGAGAGGCGATAGAAGAGAGAGGGACCGTGGGAGAGATAGAGATCG TGACGGAAGAGAAGACCGCAGAGATCGCGACAGAGATAGAGGACGCGACAGGAGGGACAGAGACCGCGATAGAGACAGAGGAGGTGATAGAGAGCGATTCTCTTCTAGAGATAATAACAG AGAACAAACAAGCAACAGCCGCGAAAAATCCCCCCGCCCGCCGCCAGGCCCAGAAAACCCAGAAAAGAGTTTACAAGAACGACTCTGGGAAATGGCCAACGGCAAACCTGCGAGAGAGGACAAGAGGGATGAGTTCCCCGAACAGAGGGACAGGGAGGACTCGAGGGACGAACAGAGGAACGATAGGCCTCCGCTCATAGACAGAGTGCCGGCCCGACATGATGGGCCGCCCGCTAATATGGATAATG CGGAGGGCGCGGGCGGGCCGGGCTGGGCGGCGCCGCGCCTGCCGCCGCCGCACATGCAGCCGCACTTCCGCGCCG AATTGAGAATGAGAGGACCGCCTAGACCCCCGATGTCAG GGCCCTGGATGGATGGCCCCGGACCAGGACCGGGCCCCTTCGGCCCCCGCTTTAATGGCATGGGCCCGCCCTTCAACCGGCCGCCATTCGACGGCCCACGACCACCCTTCGACGGCGGCCCGCCCATGTTCGAAGGTGGACCAAGATTTGAGCGACCGCCGTTTGGTCGCATGCCATTTGACGCCATGAACCGCCCGCCCTTCGACGGTCCCCGCCCACCTTTTGATGGTCCCCGCCCACCATTTGATGGACCACGACCTCCCTTCGACGGGCCCAGACCCTTCGATGGTCCACCATTTGACGGCGATAGACCCCCCTTCGATGGTCCCCCGCGCTTCGACGGACCTCCTGAGTTCTTCGACCGTCCCCGACGATTCGATGACCGCGAACAGTTCGGAGACCGAGGCTGGAACGGTGACCGCGACCGAGACCGAGACTGGGGAGACCGCCGACCCGACTGGGACGACCGACGCCGGGATAGGAGGCAACCTAGAGATCACGAAGACAATCGGTTCAACAGACAGGATCGAAATGATAGGAGGAGGACCTTCGATGATAACCAGCAGAATAGAGGCAATGACCACAGACGAGGTGATGATAACCAACAAAATAGAGTTAACGATGCTCGCCGCGGTGACGACAACACACAGAACAGAAACAACGACTCGCGTAAGCCTGATGACAGATCCGCTGAACGCGAAGAATCAAGCAAAGCGAAGCCTAAAGACGACAGATCGGACAGAAGTGAAAGAAATTCAAGGCGGGAGAGAGATCGAAAATCTAGATGGGGAGCCGCTGAAGAGGCAGAGACCGCCGGCAATGGTGATGATGACAAGCCTAAGGAAGCCAGCCCACCTGCGGCCGTGGCTCTGGAAACAAACGAGGCTGGACAAGAAGAACAAACTGAGCCCACAGAGGCAAGTGAGAGCATTCCCTCCGAGGAAGCTCAGCCCATGAGCCAGGAGTCTCCTCGCGACACCACGCCCAGCACGGAACCTTCCGCAGCTCCCGAACAGTCTGAGGAGACAAGTAGTCAAGAGAACGATAAACCAGAATACTCGCCTCCTGAACCGTCTTCTAATTCCTCTCCCCCTCGGACGGCAGTGTCAGATGAACCCTCTAACGATCTATACGACGCGGATGAATCCGTCGACACCAGTTTCTCAGCCCCCGCCCCAGTACAAACTGAGTCGAGCGAGTCACCTCCCTCGCCTGTCGTTGAAAAAGAACCCATGGAAGTAGAAAGTGAGGATTCCAAGACTGTCGACATGTTCAGCCCAGAGAGAAAACAGAAAGAAAGTAGCCCCGACAGAGAACAAGAGAGCTCTCAGGAGAACGAAGCCGGAGAGTCGCAGAGCAGCGCAGAGAGCAAGGAAGGTGCCGCTTGA